The Paraburkholderia hospita genome includes a window with the following:
- a CDS encoding alginate export family protein, with protein MAHVWSTPVAGTRAVAYRAIVVAGLALALSDCALATEETTSADTTSATCTAKRPVVMFNRWQEDWSVLTDKCVPRRPLDALKYIPLGGDPRSYLSLGANLRERLEVNDAPLFGLGSGRSDTYVIQRAQISADAHIAPYLQFFAQLEDARPFGKNTVTPVDKNQLDLEQAFVTWVSPLGTGTFKFRVGRQEMAFDLQRFISVRDGPNVRQAYDAIWADYETEKWRFIGYLTQPVQYRDVTTFDDVSNGHLTFSGIRFERKDVGPGDLSGYYSLYTRDNARFLDATGNENRNVFDVRYTGKIGRADWDVETMFQTGHVGAKTIGAWAVGSLAGYTLDLPWTPRVGVQIDAASGDRHPGDGRIETFNPLFPNGYYFTLAGYTGYSNLIHVKPSVTLKPASNLALLAALGFQWRETTADAVYQQGNAVVPGTAGHGSRWTGMYVQVRADWTIAANLVGAVEAVHFQVGDSIRDLGGSNADYVGVELKYGW; from the coding sequence ATGGCGCATGTGTGGTCCACGCCGGTCGCTGGAACGCGCGCTGTTGCGTACCGTGCCATAGTCGTTGCCGGGCTGGCGCTGGCGTTGAGCGACTGTGCATTGGCAACGGAGGAGACGACATCCGCCGATACGACATCTGCGACGTGCACCGCGAAGCGGCCCGTCGTGATGTTCAACCGCTGGCAGGAGGACTGGTCCGTGCTGACGGACAAGTGCGTGCCACGGCGGCCGCTGGACGCTCTCAAGTACATTCCGCTCGGTGGCGATCCCCGTTCGTATCTGTCGCTCGGCGCCAATCTGCGCGAGCGTCTGGAGGTCAACGATGCGCCGCTGTTCGGCCTCGGTTCGGGACGCTCCGACACCTATGTGATCCAGCGTGCGCAGATCAGTGCCGATGCACATATCGCCCCGTATCTTCAGTTCTTCGCGCAACTCGAAGATGCGCGGCCCTTCGGCAAGAATACGGTGACGCCGGTTGACAAGAATCAGCTCGATCTGGAGCAGGCATTTGTGACGTGGGTCAGTCCGCTAGGCACCGGTACGTTCAAATTTCGCGTCGGCCGTCAGGAGATGGCGTTCGACCTTCAACGTTTCATTTCCGTGCGCGATGGTCCGAACGTGCGGCAGGCCTATGACGCCATCTGGGCCGACTACGAAACCGAGAAATGGCGCTTCATCGGTTATCTGACGCAGCCCGTTCAGTATCGCGATGTCACGACATTCGACGATGTCTCGAACGGGCATCTCACGTTTAGTGGCATACGTTTCGAGCGGAAGGACGTTGGTCCGGGCGACCTCTCGGGATACTATTCGCTGTACACGCGCGACAATGCACGCTTTCTGGATGCGACCGGCAATGAAAACCGCAACGTGTTCGACGTCCGCTACACCGGAAAGATAGGCCGCGCGGATTGGGATGTGGAAACCATGTTTCAGACAGGGCACGTCGGCGCTAAAACGATTGGTGCGTGGGCGGTTGGCTCTCTCGCCGGTTACACGCTCGATCTTCCCTGGACGCCGCGTGTGGGCGTGCAGATCGACGCGGCTTCGGGCGACAGGCACCCCGGCGATGGACGCATCGAAACGTTCAATCCGCTGTTTCCGAATGGCTACTACTTCACGCTCGCCGGATACACGGGCTATTCGAACCTGATTCATGTCAAACCTTCCGTCACGCTCAAACCGGCTAGCAATCTGGCGCTGCTTGCCGCGCTCGGATTCCAGTGGCGCGAGACAACGGCGGATGCCGTGTACCAGCAGGGCAACGCCGTGGTGCCCGGAACGGCCGGACATGGCAGCCGGTGGACAGGGATGTATGTGCAGGTGCGAGCCGACTGGACGATTGCGGCGAACCTGGTGGGCGCTGTCGAAGCGGTGCACTTCCAGGTAGGCGATTCGATTCGTGATTTGGGTGGCAGTAATGCGGACTACGTGGGTGTCGAACTAAAGTATGGGTGGTAA
- a CDS encoding XapX domain-containing protein, whose product MKLYLFSLLAGVLVGVIYSLIHVRSPAPPLVALVGLLGILAGEQIVPVAKQMFAGSGFHTAWTESKCNQHMFGSLPGRETATKTLAGGTAKSPEKHS is encoded by the coding sequence ATGAAACTCTATCTCTTTTCACTGCTTGCGGGCGTGCTGGTCGGCGTGATCTATAGCCTGATTCATGTGCGCTCGCCGGCGCCGCCGCTTGTTGCGCTGGTCGGCTTGCTTGGCATTCTGGCTGGCGAACAGATCGTCCCCGTCGCGAAGCAGATGTTCGCTGGATCCGGCTTTCACACGGCGTGGACGGAGTCGAAGTGCAACCAGCATATGTTCGGCTCCTTGCCGGGGCGGGAGACGGCCACGAAAACGCTTGCGGGCGGTACCGCGAAGTCACCGGAGAAGCACTCATGA
- a CDS encoding glyoxalase, producing MRNLRSLIATMLVAAGLVVSPVTPAKPATGPQVAVGPQYDTTHVYVAPQDFDKFTDSFAATFGGHKSQQGVFQVTPTPSQTMSQLVFTPVGTISVFGFKTPVPYPFGDERTGYLVTDMDAAVKSAKAHGADVIVATFPDPIGRDAIITWPGGVNMQLYWHTKAPNYDPLEKVPENRVYVSPERADALIRDFVAFSHGKVISDDRNAPGVEIGRPGDTYRRVRIESGFGKMTVLVTDGHLPFPFGREMTGYEVANLSDTLQKAKAAGVTVLVPPFASDKREAAVVQFPGGYVAEIHAVAQ from the coding sequence ATGCGTAATCTCCGCTCCCTGATTGCGACGATGCTCGTTGCCGCCGGTCTTGTCGTATCGCCGGTTACGCCGGCCAAACCGGCGACGGGTCCGCAAGTCGCCGTGGGACCGCAATATGACACGACTCACGTGTATGTCGCGCCCCAAGACTTCGACAAGTTCACCGACAGCTTCGCTGCAACCTTCGGCGGCCACAAGTCGCAACAGGGCGTCTTTCAGGTGACGCCCACGCCGAGTCAGACGATGTCGCAACTCGTCTTCACACCTGTCGGCACGATATCGGTGTTCGGTTTCAAGACGCCCGTTCCCTATCCGTTCGGCGACGAGCGTACCGGATATCTCGTGACCGACATGGACGCCGCCGTCAAGTCGGCGAAAGCGCATGGAGCGGACGTCATTGTCGCGACCTTCCCTGACCCGATCGGCCGTGACGCGATCATTACGTGGCCGGGCGGCGTGAACATGCAACTGTACTGGCACACCAAGGCGCCGAACTATGATCCATTAGAGAAGGTGCCCGAGAATCGAGTCTATGTTTCGCCGGAGCGTGCTGATGCGTTGATCCGCGACTTCGTGGCCTTTTCGCACGGCAAGGTCATTTCCGATGATCGCAATGCACCGGGTGTCGAAATCGGCCGTCCAGGGGACACCTACCGGCGCGTGCGGATCGAGTCGGGCTTCGGCAAGATGACGGTGCTGGTGACGGACGGTCACTTGCCATTTCCGTTCGGCCGCGAGATGACGGGATACGAAGTGGCCAATCTCAGCGATACGCTGCAGAAAGCGAAGGCAGCAGGCGTGACAGTGCTCGTCCCGCCGTTTGCATCGGACAAGCGAGAAGCCGCAGTGGTGCAGTTCCCGGGTGGATACGTCGCCGAGATTCATGCGGTTGCGCAGTAG
- a CDS encoding hydrolase: protein MSNSKLEVLTPENSQMIFIDHQPQMAFGVQSIDRQTLKNNVVGLAKAAKVFNIPTIITTVETESFSGFTYPELLDVFPGQKLLERTSMNSWDDQKVRDALAANGRKKVVVSGLWTEVCNNSFALCAMNEGGYEIYMVADASGGTSKEAHDYAMLRMIQAGAIPVTWQQVLLEWQRDWARRDSYDAVMAIVKEHSGAYGMGVDYAYTMVHKAPQRAEGTHEAVAPVPAK from the coding sequence ATGAGCAACTCAAAGCTTGAAGTGCTGACACCTGAAAATAGTCAAATGATTTTTATCGATCATCAGCCGCAGATGGCATTCGGCGTCCAGTCGATCGACCGCCAGACGTTGAAGAACAATGTCGTGGGTTTGGCGAAAGCGGCCAAGGTCTTCAATATCCCCACCATCATTACGACGGTGGAAACCGAAAGCTTCTCCGGCTTTACCTATCCCGAATTGCTCGACGTGTTCCCGGGGCAGAAACTGCTTGAGCGCACGTCGATGAATTCGTGGGATGACCAGAAGGTGCGTGACGCGCTGGCAGCGAACGGACGCAAGAAGGTCGTGGTCTCGGGCTTGTGGACCGAGGTCTGCAACAACAGCTTCGCGTTGTGCGCAATGAACGAAGGCGGCTACGAAATCTACATGGTGGCTGACGCATCCGGCGGCACCTCGAAAGAGGCGCATGACTACGCGATGCTGCGCATGATCCAGGCGGGCGCCATTCCGGTGACGTGGCAGCAGGTGTTGCTCGAATGGCAACGCGACTGGGCGCGCAGGGACAGCTACGACGCAGTGATGGCGATTGTCAAAGAGCATTCCGGCGCGTATGGCATGGGCGTCGATTATGCATACACGATGGTTCACAAGGCACCGCAGCGTGCCGAGGGTACGCACGAAGCGGTTGCACCGGTGCCTGCGAAGTAG
- a CDS encoding SET domain-containing protein, whose protein sequence is MRLRRITARRSSVHGKGVFALQPIAPGERLIEYKGEVTSWRRAAARQRSEAGHTFVFGLSDGRVIDGSRGGNSARFLNHACTPNCEAIETGDRVFIHAFTRIRPGDELFIDYGLVIDGEMTEDIRVQYACHCGHSACRGSMLGSA, encoded by the coding sequence ATGCGACTGCGACGTATCACCGCGCGACGTTCCTCCGTACATGGCAAGGGAGTGTTTGCGCTGCAGCCGATCGCCCCAGGCGAGCGGCTCATCGAGTACAAGGGTGAAGTGACCAGCTGGAGGCGCGCTGCCGCACGCCAGCGATCGGAGGCCGGCCATACGTTCGTGTTCGGCCTGTCTGACGGTCGCGTCATCGATGGCAGTCGCGGCGGGAACAGTGCACGTTTCCTGAACCATGCGTGTACACCCAACTGTGAGGCAATCGAGACGGGCGATCGCGTCTTCATCCATGCATTCACCCGCATCAGGCCCGGCGACGAACTTTTTATCGACTACGGTCTCGTGATCGACGGCGAGATGACCGAAGACATCCGTGTCCAGTACGCGTGTCATTGCGGCCATTCCGCTTGCCGTGGATCAATGCTTGGCAGTGCATGA
- a CDS encoding amidohydrolase: MNSHADSPDVILHRGRFTTLDRGKPVASAVAIRQGVFTAVGSDAEVMPLAGSGTRVIDLQGRPVLPGLIDNHLHIIRGGLNFNMELRWDGVRSLADAMTMLKHQVAITPAPQWVRVVGGFTEHQFAEKRLPTIEEINAIAPDTPVFILHLYDRAMLNAAALRVVGYTKDTPQPPGGEITRDGAGNPTGLLLAKPNASILYATLAKGPKLPPEYQINSTRHFMRELNRLGVTGAIDAGGGYQNYPEDYAVIQKLSDEGQLTVRLAYNLFTQKPKGEKEDFLNWTKTSTYKQGNDYFRHNGAGEMLVFSAADFEDFRQPRPDMSAEMEGELEGVVRILAQNRWPWRLHATYDETISRALDVFERVNRDIPLDGLNWFFDHAETITDRSIDRIAALGGGVAVQHRMAYQGEYFVERYGASAAEATPPFARMLEKGVRVSAGTDATRVASYNPWVSLAWLVSGRTVAGMRLYPQRNCLDRDTALRMWTENVTWFSDEEGRKGRIEAGQFADLIVPDRDYLSCPETDIPDTTSLLTMVGGKIVFAAGPFAEFDSPVPAAMPDWSPVRKYGGYAAWGAAQRSDGAPLQRASTQLCGCASACGVHGHAHAHAWARDIPASDLKSFWGALGCSCWAV, from the coding sequence ATGAACTCGCACGCCGACTCTCCCGATGTGATCCTTCATCGCGGCCGCTTTACGACGCTCGACCGTGGCAAGCCGGTAGCGAGCGCGGTTGCCATACGGCAAGGCGTATTCACCGCAGTTGGCAGCGATGCGGAAGTCATGCCACTGGCGGGCAGCGGCACCCGGGTTATCGACCTGCAGGGAAGGCCCGTGCTGCCTGGTCTGATCGACAACCATCTGCATATCATTCGCGGTGGTCTGAATTTCAACATGGAACTGCGGTGGGACGGCGTGCGCTCGCTCGCCGACGCGATGACCATGTTGAAGCATCAGGTGGCGATTACGCCAGCGCCGCAATGGGTACGCGTGGTGGGAGGCTTTACCGAGCATCAGTTTGCAGAGAAGCGCCTGCCCACAATCGAGGAAATCAACGCGATTGCACCCGACACTCCGGTGTTCATTCTGCATTTGTATGATCGCGCGATGCTCAATGCCGCAGCGCTGCGCGTCGTGGGCTATACGAAGGACACACCCCAGCCGCCGGGAGGCGAAATCACGCGCGATGGCGCGGGCAACCCGACGGGCCTGCTGCTCGCCAAACCCAACGCTTCCATTCTGTACGCGACGCTGGCGAAGGGGCCGAAGTTGCCTCCTGAGTACCAGATCAATTCCACGCGGCATTTCATGCGAGAGCTGAACCGTCTGGGCGTGACTGGCGCGATCGATGCGGGCGGAGGCTACCAGAACTATCCCGAAGATTATGCGGTGATCCAGAAGTTGTCCGACGAAGGTCAACTCACCGTCCGGCTCGCGTACAACCTGTTCACGCAGAAGCCGAAGGGAGAAAAAGAAGACTTCCTGAACTGGACCAAGACGTCGACCTATAAACAGGGCAATGACTATTTCAGGCACAACGGCGCAGGCGAGATGCTGGTGTTTTCTGCGGCCGACTTTGAGGACTTTCGTCAGCCGCGCCCAGACATGTCTGCCGAAATGGAAGGCGAACTGGAAGGCGTCGTTCGCATACTCGCGCAGAACCGCTGGCCGTGGCGTCTGCATGCGACTTACGACGAAACGATCAGTCGCGCCCTTGACGTGTTCGAGCGCGTGAATCGCGATATCCCTCTCGACGGCCTCAACTGGTTCTTCGATCATGCGGAAACGATCACCGACCGGTCGATCGATCGGATCGCGGCGCTGGGTGGTGGCGTTGCCGTGCAGCATCGAATGGCGTATCAGGGCGAGTACTTCGTCGAACGCTATGGTGCTTCGGCGGCCGAGGCCACGCCGCCTTTTGCCCGCATGCTCGAAAAGGGAGTCAGGGTGTCGGCTGGCACGGATGCAACGCGTGTTGCTTCGTATAACCCATGGGTGTCGCTCGCATGGCTCGTGTCGGGCCGCACCGTGGCAGGCATGCGACTCTATCCACAACGGAACTGTCTCGACCGTGATACTGCGCTTCGCATGTGGACTGAGAACGTCACGTGGTTCTCGGACGAGGAAGGCAGGAAAGGGCGAATCGAAGCCGGGCAGTTCGCTGATCTGATCGTGCCGGACCGCGACTACCTGTCGTGCCCCGAGACGGACATCCCCGATACGACGTCACTGCTGACGATGGTCGGCGGCAAGATCGTCTTCGCGGCTGGCCCGTTTGCCGAGTTCGACTCGCCTGTGCCAGCCGCGATGCCCGACTGGTCGCCTGTGCGCAAGTACGGCGGTTATGCCGCCTGGGGCGCGGCGCAACGCAGCGATGGTGCGCCGCTGCAGCGTGCTTCGACGCAGTTGTGCGGCTGTGCAAGCGCGTGTGGCGTGCACGGTCACGCGCACGCGCACGCGTGGGCACGCGATATTCCGGCGTCAGATCTCAAAAGTTTTTGGGGTGCTCTGGGTTGTTCGTGCTGGGCGGTGTGA
- a CDS encoding BON domain-containing protein, which translates to MDAMISVTRALGIVVLMLSTSGFAQAAGEANGGGDAAASGSVRTDTTTTAADRKLEKDVHHVLGKTKHLTSRDIRVHAEAGVVTLSGSVPNRAALDRAAQAAQGVPGVTAVRNNLTIENR; encoded by the coding sequence ATGGACGCAATGATTTCGGTTACAAGGGCACTAGGGATTGTCGTCCTGATGTTATCGACGAGCGGCTTCGCACAGGCTGCAGGCGAGGCAAATGGTGGAGGCGACGCCGCGGCGTCGGGGAGTGTCCGCACGGACACGACGACCACTGCTGCGGACCGGAAGCTGGAGAAGGACGTTCATCACGTGCTCGGCAAGACGAAGCACCTTACCAGCAGAGATATTAGGGTTCACGCCGAAGCTGGCGTCGTCACGCTCTCTGGATCGGTACCCAACCGGGCTGCTCTGGACAGGGCTGCTCAAGCCGCACAAGGCGTTCCCGGCGTCACGGCTGTCAGGAATAACCTGACCATCGAGAACAGATAG
- a CDS encoding spermine/spermidine synthase domain-containing protein, which yields MPAAPLFALSLLSAAALGYEILLMRLFSIIQWHHFAYMMISVALLGYGAAGAMVALAQRWLVPRFAAVFVGGAILFGVFAVASFAFAQRVAFNPLEILWDPREPLRLLLIYLLLFVPFFCAATSICLTFTRFNDQIARIYSFDIGGAGLGSVAVIGALFALRPLDALRLLGAAGFAAAALACIECRWHRRWLSALWLLAAAAVLATGLPRDWLALRPSEFKELSQALRIKDARVVAESSSPLGLVTVVESPFVPFRHAPGLSLNATMEPPPQLGVFTDGDGLSALNRYDGRREPLGYLDYLTSSLPYHLLRRPKVLVLGSGAGADVLQALYHEASAIDAVELNPQIVDAVQRRFADFSGKPYSAPNVRVFTGEARGFVAARDERYDLIQVALLDSFSATSAGLYALSESYLYTVQAFQDYLRHLNPGGMLAITRWVTLPPRDVLKLFATAVLAMENAGVTQPSRRLVLIRGWNTATLLVKNGEFDDADIAALGRFCRARSFDVGYYPGMQAAEANRYNVLERPYFFEAARALLSTGRDTFWASYKFDIRPATDDKPYFFHFFKWRSLPEFLALKGRGGLPLLEWGYPVLIATLLQATLTAMALILFPLWVMTRRKRKAHGSSLFEASSRSNPTPSVAPISGRRVAIYFVAIGFAFMFIEIAFIQKFVLLLSHPLYAVAVVLCVFLSFAGLGSRYTQRLQGREALLASYAPRPCRSTNRSSVAAMAIVAISSISFFYLLLLPALFPLLIPLSDPARIVIAVLLVAPLAFAMGMPFPLGLSRIAAGAETLVPWAWGVNACTSVVAAVLATVLAIHLGFTAVVVIAVLLYLAAAAAYP from the coding sequence ATGCCCGCCGCGCCGTTGTTCGCCCTCTCCCTGCTTTCGGCCGCAGCGCTCGGTTACGAGATCCTGTTGATGCGCCTCTTTTCGATCATCCAGTGGCATCACTTCGCGTACATGATGATCAGCGTCGCGCTGCTGGGTTACGGGGCAGCCGGTGCGATGGTGGCGCTGGCGCAGCGCTGGCTCGTGCCCCGGTTCGCAGCCGTGTTCGTCGGCGGCGCAATTCTGTTTGGCGTTTTTGCGGTCGCCTCGTTTGCTTTTGCCCAGCGCGTCGCGTTCAACCCGCTGGAGATTCTGTGGGATCCGCGCGAGCCTCTGCGTCTGCTCCTGATCTATCTGCTGCTCTTCGTTCCATTCTTTTGCGCCGCGACCAGCATCTGTCTCACCTTCACACGGTTCAACGATCAGATCGCCCGCATTTACAGTTTCGACATCGGCGGAGCGGGCTTGGGCAGTGTCGCGGTCATCGGGGCGCTGTTCGCGCTGCGTCCGCTGGATGCACTGCGGTTACTGGGCGCTGCGGGGTTCGCGGCAGCGGCGCTCGCATGCATCGAATGCCGCTGGCACCGGCGGTGGCTGTCGGCCCTGTGGTTGCTCGCCGCCGCAGCCGTGCTGGCCACCGGCCTGCCGCGCGACTGGCTTGCGTTGCGGCCGTCGGAGTTCAAGGAATTGAGTCAGGCCCTGCGCATCAAGGACGCGCGCGTGGTCGCCGAAAGCTCGAGCCCGCTGGGTCTCGTCACGGTGGTGGAGAGCCCCTTTGTCCCGTTTCGCCATGCACCCGGGCTGAGCCTCAATGCGACGATGGAGCCGCCGCCGCAACTCGGCGTGTTTACTGACGGCGACGGCCTATCCGCGCTCAATCGCTATGACGGACGGCGCGAGCCGCTCGGTTACCTCGACTATCTGACCTCATCGCTTCCCTATCACCTGCTGCGGCGACCCAAGGTCCTCGTGCTTGGCAGCGGCGCGGGAGCCGACGTATTGCAGGCGCTGTACCACGAAGCGAGCGCGATCGACGCGGTGGAACTGAATCCGCAGATAGTCGACGCCGTGCAGCGCCGCTTCGCCGACTTTTCCGGCAAGCCTTACAGCGCGCCCAACGTTCGCGTATTCACCGGCGAAGCGCGTGGCTTCGTCGCTGCACGCGACGAGCGCTACGACCTCATCCAGGTCGCGCTGCTGGATTCGTTCAGCGCCACGTCGGCCGGCCTTTACGCACTTTCCGAGAGCTATCTGTACACGGTGCAGGCGTTTCAGGACTATCTGCGCCATCTCAACCCGGGTGGCATGCTGGCGATCACGCGCTGGGTCACGTTGCCCCCGCGCGACGTCCTGAAGCTGTTTGCGACGGCCGTGCTGGCCATGGAGAACGCCGGCGTGACGCAACCGTCTCGCCGGCTCGTGCTGATCCGCGGCTGGAATACCGCGACACTGCTGGTCAAGAACGGTGAGTTCGATGACGCGGACATCGCCGCGCTGGGCCGCTTCTGCCGTGCCCGTTCGTTCGACGTCGGATACTACCCGGGGATGCAGGCCGCCGAAGCGAATCGATACAACGTGCTTGAGAGGCCCTATTTCTTCGAAGCCGCGCGCGCTCTGCTGAGCACCGGGCGAGACACGTTCTGGGCAAGCTACAAGTTCGACATCCGTCCCGCCACGGACGACAAGCCGTACTTCTTTCACTTCTTCAAATGGCGGTCGCTGCCCGAGTTTCTCGCCTTGAAGGGGCGAGGCGGCTTGCCCTTGCTGGAATGGGGCTATCCGGTACTGATTGCGACGCTGCTTCAGGCCACGTTGACGGCCATGGCATTGATCCTCTTTCCTCTCTGGGTGATGACGCGCCGCAAACGCAAGGCTCATGGTTCGTCGCTCTTTGAGGCTTCTTCCCGCAGTAACCCCACTCCTTCGGTGGCGCCGATATCCGGACGTAGAGTCGCGATCTATTTCGTCGCGATTGGCTTCGCCTTCATGTTCATCGAAATCGCGTTCATCCAGAAGTTCGTCCTGCTCCTGAGTCACCCGCTCTATGCTGTCGCCGTCGTTCTTTGCGTGTTCCTTTCGTTCGCGGGACTTGGAAGCCGGTACACGCAGCGCCTGCAGGGCCGCGAGGCGCTCCTGGCCAGCTACGCGCCGCGGCCCTGCAGGAGCACGAATCGCTCGTCGGTCGCGGCGATGGCGATCGTCGCGATCTCCTCCATCTCGTTCTTCTACCTGCTCTTGCTGCCCGCGCTGTTCCCGTTGCTGATCCCGCTATCCGATCCGGCAAGGATCGTGATCGCCGTACTGCTCGTCGCGCCGCTCGCGTTTGCGATGGGGATGCCCTTTCCGCTGGGGCTCAGCCGCATTGCTGCCGGCGCCGAAACGCTCGTGCCGTGGGCTTGGGGCGTCAACGCGTGCACTTCCGTGGTCGCTGCAGTTCTGGCGACGGTACTCGCAATTCATCTGGGATTTACCGCAGTGGTCGTGATAGCGGTCTTGCTCTATCTTGCCGCGGCGGCGGCCTATCCTTGA
- a CDS encoding YoaK family protein yields the protein MKSEDSVLAAIAGYVDTLSFVALFGLFTAHVTGNFVLIGAEAAGFGQGVFMKLMAFPAFVAGVAVSSLLVKSLEPATSSRSACLLYAVQAALMLAFCLAGVGVSPVVHSDSTPVIICGMVGAAAMGVQNAHGRLVVRPGVPNTVMTGNVTQAVLDVIEIISPATPSDAKAVSRTRLGKMLPTIVAFAAGAIIGALAYRHAGFWALLVPFAVLVWLAFNARGGVETEAHATTSATAANARK from the coding sequence ATGAAATCTGAGGACAGCGTGCTCGCAGCAATCGCTGGCTATGTGGATACGCTCAGCTTCGTCGCGTTGTTTGGACTGTTCACTGCGCACGTCACGGGGAACTTCGTGCTGATTGGCGCTGAGGCGGCGGGCTTCGGCCAGGGCGTGTTCATGAAGCTCATGGCGTTTCCGGCATTCGTTGCGGGTGTGGCCGTCAGCAGCTTGCTCGTGAAGAGCCTCGAACCCGCGACGTCCAGCCGTTCAGCGTGTCTACTTTACGCAGTCCAGGCGGCGCTCATGTTGGCCTTTTGCCTTGCGGGTGTGGGAGTCTCGCCAGTCGTTCATTCCGACAGCACGCCGGTCATTATCTGCGGGATGGTCGGCGCGGCGGCGATGGGCGTGCAGAACGCGCACGGCCGGCTCGTCGTACGCCCCGGGGTACCCAACACGGTAATGACAGGCAACGTGACACAGGCCGTGCTCGACGTGATCGAGATTATTTCGCCGGCGACTCCCTCCGACGCGAAGGCTGTTTCGAGAACACGTCTGGGCAAGATGCTGCCGACGATCGTCGCGTTCGCTGCGGGCGCGATCATCGGCGCGCTCGCCTATCGGCATGCGGGCTTCTGGGCGCTGTTAGTGCCTTTCGCCGTCCTCGTGTGGCTCGCATTCAACGCCCGCGGAGGAGTGGAAACCGAGGCTCATGCAACCACTTCCGCAACTGCGGCAAACGCAAGGAAATAG
- a CDS encoding FadR/GntR family transcriptional regulator: MKKSTSSRRTSSEKSSRVRLPHLEPVRLYRQIADLITQRIDEGAFPIGTLLPSERELAEQLGVSRTTVREGLIALEVTGKIAILVGQGAKVLEAIPRADLGEGLLSADDSDIGPIQLLEARILVELKTVELATINRTEADLERMRQAIALQASAENARDPRYCDGDRAFHVEIARASGNTAYAFVVASLWDKISSPVFQKFVELLTGPERPGETLLEHQRILDAIARQKSTASRKAMKHHLDTVLAAFSRGVGDSQSL; encoded by the coding sequence ATGAAAAAGTCGACCTCATCACGTCGCACTTCTTCTGAGAAATCATCGAGAGTGCGGTTGCCGCATCTTGAGCCGGTCCGCCTGTACCGCCAGATAGCCGATCTGATCACTCAGCGGATCGACGAAGGCGCATTTCCGATCGGCACGTTGCTTCCATCCGAACGCGAGCTTGCCGAGCAACTGGGCGTAAGTCGAACGACAGTGCGGGAAGGGTTGATCGCCCTGGAGGTTACCGGGAAGATCGCCATACTGGTCGGTCAGGGCGCAAAAGTTCTGGAGGCCATACCGCGAGCGGACTTGGGTGAAGGCCTCTTGAGCGCGGACGATTCGGACATCGGTCCGATCCAGTTACTGGAGGCTCGTATCCTTGTGGAGCTCAAGACCGTCGAGCTGGCTACGATCAACCGTACCGAAGCGGATCTCGAACGGATGCGTCAAGCAATTGCACTCCAGGCGAGTGCTGAGAACGCGCGCGATCCGCGCTATTGCGATGGCGATCGAGCTTTTCACGTCGAGATCGCGAGGGCAAGCGGCAACACCGCCTATGCCTTTGTGGTTGCGTCTCTATGGGACAAGATCTCGTCACCGGTATTCCAGAAATTCGTAGAATTACTCACCGGGCCAGAACGACCGGGAGAAACGCTTCTCGAACATCAAAGAATACTTGACGCGATTGCACGCCAAAAGAGCACCGCGTCACGTAAGGCCATGAAGCATCATCTAGATACCGTGTTAGCGGCTTTCTCGCGAGGCGTGGGAGATTCGCAAAGCCTTTGA
- a CDS encoding DoxX family protein, translating into MSMGAQGNPRWIAAILAQSWLVLLVRTALVSAYVIGGLAKLAHFHAAVLEQEHFGLHPGWLWATLAIVVELGGSACVIANRLVWLGAGGLGALTAVAMFVANDFWNLEGDAHFIALNSFFEHLGLIAALVMATCLAGVKPSAGHASSIRT; encoded by the coding sequence ATGAGCATGGGCGCACAGGGCAATCCGCGCTGGATTGCGGCGATCCTCGCGCAGTCCTGGCTGGTGCTTCTGGTGCGTACGGCACTCGTGTCCGCGTATGTCATTGGAGGTCTTGCCAAGCTCGCGCACTTTCATGCCGCTGTCCTCGAGCAGGAGCATTTCGGGCTGCATCCGGGATGGCTGTGGGCCACGCTCGCGATCGTCGTCGAGCTCGGTGGATCGGCCTGCGTGATTGCCAATCGCCTGGTATGGCTGGGAGCGGGCGGGCTGGGCGCATTGACGGCTGTCGCGATGTTCGTCGCGAACGACTTCTGGAACCTGGAGGGCGATGCGCACTTCATTGCGCTGAATAGCTTCTTCGAGCACCTCGGACTGATCGCTGCGCTGGTCATGGCGACGTGCCTCGCCGGCGTCAAACCTTCTGCCGGTCATGCCAGTTCAATAAGAACTTAA